A genomic region of Lasioglossum baleicum chromosome 16, iyLasBale1, whole genome shotgun sequence contains the following coding sequences:
- the Rsph9 gene encoding radial spoke head protein 9, translated as MECTKLLESLDLLGDAGICVGTEHSQLLRSSLTILQKENHFRRCYYWGKIYGTRNDYHIAYGFERDCMDGQVYYYSTDCFDWFLLPNADKCAQFLTPLAINKFEGDPSIVANVYNTNPPFPPNEDPKKYYEGPIPRELKEEDRLAATVYFIREGAAVIPRGAWFKCPSGDVIENPGFEGLGPADCVHFKSFLHARPPQQKWNTNLLTRPDYNYATDFLDTIDMDVPQGCWSLQVLHEKNLVLLHSLYWPGMTFYHKMNSPHHGYLYFGHAKKNLDVAFIV; from the exons ATGGAATGCACAAAATTGCTGGAGAGTTTGGATctcctgggcgacgctggcatTTGCGTGGGAACCGAGCATTCTCAGTTACTGCGTAGTTCTCTAACGATACTGCAGAAGGAGAATCATTTCCGAAGATGTTACTACTGGGGCAAAATCTACGGGACACGAAACGATTATCACATTGCTTACGGGTTCGAGAGAGATTGCATGGACGGGCAAGTTTATTATTATAG CACCGATTGTTTCGACTGGTTTCTCCTGCCGAACGCGGACAAATGCGCCCAATTTTTAACGCCGCTCGCGATCAACAAATTCGAGGGCGATCCGTCGATAGTTGCTAATGTTTACAACACCAATCCTCCGTTCCCGCCAAACGAGGATCCGAAGAAGTATTACGAG GGCCCTATACCGAGAGAATTAAAAGAAGAGGACAGGCTCGCTGCTACGGTGTATTTCATTCGAGAAGGTGCCGCGGTGATCCCGCGTGGTGCATGGTTCAAATGTCCGAGCGGTGACGTAATTGAAAATCCCGGGTTCGAAGGACTCGGTCCTGCAGACTGCGTCCACTTCAAATCCTTTCTGCATGCTCGTCCTCCGCAACAAAAATGGAACACCAATTTGTTGACCAGGCCTGACTACAATTACGCGACCGATTTTCTGGACACGATCGACATGGACGTCCCGCAAG GATGCTGGAGCCTACAAGTATTACATGAAAAGAACTTGGTACTGTTGCACAGCTTGTATTGGCCCGGCATGACTTTCTATCATAAAATGAACAGCCCGCATCACGGGTACCTTTATTTCGGCCACGCGAAGAAGAATTTAGACGTCGCGTTCATAGTATGA
- the LOC143217356 gene encoding ankyrin repeat domain-containing protein 49, with the protein MSSSDEEFDKLMNLEKIRDKILSEPRGERMQVSGWEDDDDGVDAERNAREPEENEILDAAEKGNLEKTRMLITKNPELLESTDNDGYTPLHRACYGNHVEVVEYLLQAGAKINSKTMDDWQPLHSACCWNNVESAAVLIANGADINAKSKGDQTPLHLVSASSHNSRSLQLLLLHPDTNPLVVNSSGDTPEQIARRTGKYYPMFEIVEDCLNVI; encoded by the exons ATGTCATCTTCCGATGAAGAGTTTGACAAGCTGATGAATCTGGAAAAGATTCGCGATAAAATTCTAAGCGAGCCTCGGGGCGAGCGTATGCAAGTTAGCGGttgggaggatgacgatgatggGGTGGACGCTGAGCGGAATGCGAGAG AGCCCGAAGAGAACGAAATTCTCGACGCAGCTGAGAAAGGCAACCTCGAGAAGACGCGaatgttaataacaaaaaatccgGAATTATTAGAAAGCACGGATAACGACGGTTACACTCCGCTCCATAGAGCTTGCTATGGCAATCACGTGGAAGTTGTGGAG TACCTATTACAGGCTGGTGcaaaaataaattctaaaaCTATGGACGACTGGCAACCTCTGCATTCGGCTTGTTGTTGGAACAACGTCGAATCCGCTGCAGTTTTAATTGCAAACGGAGCAGACATAAATGCCAAAAGCAAGGGGGATCAGACTCCCTTGCATTTGGTCTCGGCAAGCTCTCACAATTCTCGTTCCCTGCAGCTTCTCCTTCTACATCCAGATACCAATCCCCTGGTGGTCAATTCCAGTGGAGACACGCCTGAACAAATTGCTAGGAGGACGGGAAAGTACTATCCCATGTTCGAGATCGTGGAGGACTGCTTAAACGTAATCTAA